The Coffea arabica cultivar ET-39 chromosome 3c, Coffea Arabica ET-39 HiFi, whole genome shotgun sequence genome contains a region encoding:
- the LOC140037477 gene encoding uncharacterized protein, translated as MTSWVRTISSPFRKARTFFNQQSPRDDKSKQRIGHEKRVMDLQVEVMACAYEDVQVMWSILDKSKSGSNLQC; from the exons ATGACTTCGTGGGTTCGAACAATCTCCTCCCCGTTCAGGAAAGCTCGTACTTTCTTCAATCAGCAATCTCCGAGAGACGACAAGTCCAAGCAACGTATAG GACATGAGAAGCGTGTAATGGATCTTCAGGTGGAAGTCATGGCTTGCGCGTACGAGGATGTTCAGGTGATGTGGTCAATATTAGACAAGTCCAAGTCGGGATCCAACCTGCAGTGTTAG